From Stigmatopora argus isolate UIUO_Sarg chromosome 14, RoL_Sarg_1.0, whole genome shotgun sequence, the proteins below share one genomic window:
- the smcr8a gene encoding guanine nucleotide exchange protein smcr8a, giving the protein MIGSPDVVAFTKEDDDFQANLDPWAIPEEFSIPLHPPADSNPWAKTSYAKFTKDFILISEFSEQVGPQPLLTIPEDPKIWGTFDLNYFSLRIMSVDYQASFVGHPPGSGYPRLSFVEDSRVVLGDSKEGAFAYVHHLTLYDLEARGFVRPFCMAYVSADERKIMLQFQELSIRFSKASECLKAGNRRAFAKELHRKLRDLEYTYSVLQREEGLQREAGTQSVYSAQAVEKANELANVEKSIYEHRDLLKQISSYPHRPRRDPQAVACQMCMSECEELFAKYAKLGNPLSCNDEREKEGDVWGRNGHKGEVGMDEDECVKRRPSYTPQLIKAKSAKCFDKRLKTLQELCDNNFYEATVELLKETEKSFRGDLCYLHTRRLHRALRREQRIINFLFEEEICEDDYDDLDSRARLRTFCAMNHAVENLTLISPEPIVGGSEPLKPYDPASETRHTPSLTLEDGDLQFSCFDPDMDIQKCFEKPNGNCSNQTSSKAVLDQESDSTPDCDYKTDVDGQSNSQWVEAATDEERDPQASSEETTKEEICEDSTLVPLDAACCMAHERFIDNPPDVAPHITVNIQNTQILVVKREPQALRPLLDDYAVGSPTSESHAAGLLGDALSHTSAEDGSDCTMSTSTGSDWTASPLGNRLILTLRQKKKAGQGALRFVRQYPFAIQALWCLLSGRTLVVLGADEGRVRRLVSALALFVPAPGKCGERVQAWLCCPFTLTDLHRWKLIGLQRVASPVGSSIMYSLSRYSRYISILDADQKTLRCPPYCGELLTNMADHRTYVRRGSTYFLHVQSILCRLVAKAFLFTFTHHLHLPVNHTEGSAGVETRRNCFLREQLGDDDSQIVLYLSQLINQHYLHGADGCSAAAPSFSFNYTTSVLYKI; this is encoded by the exons atgataggttcaccagaTGTGGTGGCTTTCACAAAAGAGGATGATGATTTTCAGGCTAATCTTGACCCATGGGCAATTCCAGAGGAATTCTCTATTCCCCTCCATCCTCCAGCTGACTCCAACCCCTGGGCCAAAACCTCATACGCTAAGTTCACCAAAGACTTCATCCTCATTTCAGAGTTCTCCGAACAAGTGGGTCCTCAGCCCCTCCTCACCATTCCCGAGGACCCCAAAATCTGGGGCACCTTTGATCTCAATTACTTTTCCCTTCGCATCATGTCAGTGGACTACCAGGCCTCCTTTGTGGGGCATCCCCCTGGCAGTGGATATCCTCGACTCAGTTTTGTGGAAGACTCAAGGGTCGTACTGGGTGACTCTAAAGAGGGTGCTTTTGCATATGTTCATCACCTTACACTGTATGACCTGGAGGCGAGGGGCTTTGTGCGGCCATTTTGCATGGCATATGTTTCAGCAGATGAGAGGAAAATCATGTTACAGTTTCAGGAACTCTCCATTCGCTTCTCCAAAGCCTCGGAGTGCTTAAAGGCTGGCAACCGCAGAGCCTTCGCCAAAGAACTTCACAGAAAGCTTCGAGACCTAGA GTACACTTACTCTGTTTTGCAGAGGGAAGAGGGCCTGCAAAGAGAGGCAGGGACACAGAGCGTGTACTCTGCTCAGGCTGTGGAAAAGGCCAATGAACTTGCCAACGTGGAAAAGAGCATATACGAGCACAGAGACCTCCTTAAGCAGATCAGCTCATACCCACATCGTCCTCGCAGGGACCCTCAAGCTGTTGCGTGTCAGATGTGTATGAGCGAGTGTGAAGAGCTTTTTGCCAAGTATGCCAAGCTAGGCAATCCATTGAGTTGCAATGATGAAAGGGAGAAGGAAGGAGATGTTTGGGGACGCAACGGTCATAAAGGTGAAGTGGGAATGGATGAAGACGAATGTGTCAAACGCAGACCTTCTTATACGCCGCAGCTGATCAAAGCCAAATCTGCAAAATGTTTTGACAAGCGCCTCAAGACCCTCCAAGAGCTGTGCGATAACAACTTCTATGAGGCCACTGTGGAGCTTCTGAAGGAGACGGAAAAGAGTTTCCGAGGTGACCTCTGCTACCTGCATACCCGTCGTTTGCATCGAGCCCTGCGGAGGGAGCAGAGAATTATTAACTTTTTATTCGAGGAGGAAATCTGTGAAGATGACTACGATGATCTCGACAGCAGGGCAAGATTAAGAACATTTTGTGCTATGAACCATGCTGTAGAAAACCTCACACTCATAAGTCCAGAACCTATTGTAGGTGGATCAGAACCTCTAAAGCCTTACGACCCTGCCTCAGAAACTCGCCATACGCCAAGTCTCACGCTAGAAGATGGAGATCTCCAATTCTCTTGTTTTGACCCAGATATGGATATCCAGAAGTGCTTTGAGAAGCCTAATGGTAACTGTAGCAATCAAACAAGTTCAAAGGCAGTTTTAGATCAAGAGTCTGACTCGACTCCAGATTGCGACTATAAAACTGATGTGGATGGTCAGAGCAACAGTCAATGGGTGGAGGCTGCTACTGATGAAGAAAGGGACCCCCAGGCTTCGTCAGAAGAAACTACCAAGGAGGAAATATGCGAGGACTCAACGCTGGTTCCGTTGGATGCCGCCTGCTGTATGGCTCATGAACGATTTATTGATAATCCGCCCGATGTTGCGCCCCATATCACTGTTAATATCCAGAATACTCAAATCCTGGTGGTCAAGCGGGAGCCCCAGGCCCTACGTCCACTCCTGGATGACTACGCCGTGGGATCTCCGACCTCGGAGAGCCATGCTGCTGGACTCCTGGGAGATGCTCTGTCCCATACTTCAGCTGAAGACGGGTCTGATTGTACCATGAGTACGTCTACCGGTTCTGATTGGACTGCCTCCCCTCTGGGCAACAGGTTGATCCTGACTCTGCGTCAGAAGAAGAAGGCGGGACAGGGGGCCTTGCGGTTCGTGCGACAGTATCCCTTTGCTATTCAGGCTCTGTGGTGTTTGCTGAGCGGAAGGACACTTGTGGTGCTTGGGGCTGATGAGGGGAGAGTTCGCCGGCTGGTTTCTGCCTTGGCCCTATTTGTACCCGCTCCAGGGAAATGTGGAGAGCGGGTGCAAGCATGGCTTTGCTGTCCTTTTACCCTTACTGACCTGCACAGGTGGAAACTTATTGGATTGCAAAG agtGGCATCCCCTGTGGGTTCAAGCATCATGTACTCACTGTCTCGCTATAGCCGCTACATTTCCATCCTGGACGCTGACCAGAAGACATTGCGCTGTCCGCCTTATTGTGGAGAACTGCTCACTAACATGGCTGACCATCGGACCTATGTTCGCCGAGGTTCTACGTACTTCCTTCATGTGCAGAGCATTCTGTGCCGTCTAGTGGCCAAAGCCTTTCTGTTCACCTTCACCCATCACCTTCACCTGCCAGTGAACCATACAGAGGGGTCAGCTGGGGTGGAGACCCGACGCAACTGCTTCCTTCGGGAGCAGCTAGGGGACGACGACAGCCAGATAGTGCTCTACCTCAGCCAGCTGATTAATCAGCACTACCTGCATGGTGCTGACGGCTGCAGTGCAGCAGCGCCTTCTTTTAGTTTTAACTACACCACCAGCGTTTTATACAAAatctga